GCCGGCCGGCAGGGACTCGACGCGACCTGGATCGTCAAGGGGACGTTCGACCTCGAGGACGGCGCCGCGGCGCGGTTCGCCGCCGCGTCGATTCCGCCCGGGGGCGACGTGCCGTACGAGGGGCTCGAGGGGAGCGTCCGCTGTCCGTCCGACTTCGCGCCGCACAAGCCGGCGGCGGAGCTGCTGCTCGTCGGCGCCGCGCACGCGCCGGGCGGACGTCCGGTCGCGGCGCTCAAGGCGGCGGTCGCGCTCGGCCCGTGGCGCAAGGAGCTGCTCGTCACCGGCGCGCGGCGGCTGAAGCGGAAGTGGCTGGGGATGGCGCGGGAGATGGAGCAGCCGGCGCCGTTCGTCTCGCAGGAAATCTCCTACGCCTTCGCCTTCGGCGGCCTTGGATACGCCAAGAACCCGCTCGGCCGCGGCGCCGCGGAGATCGACGATCCTCAGGACGGGCGC
This genomic window from bacterium contains:
- a CDS encoding DUF2169 domain-containing protein, with translation MRLAVETPLMIAWLAGAAGRQGLDATWIVKGTFDLEDGAAARFAAASIPPGGDVPYEGLEGSVRCPSDFAPHKPAAELLLVGAAHAPGGRPVAALKAAVALGPWRKELLVTGARRLKRKWLGMAREMEQPAPFVSQEISYAFAFGGLGYAKNPLGRGAAEIDDPQDGRVRDLPRILDPRRPSIEPSDKPDPAGFGPLAPSWPQRAPRGTYD